A genomic segment from Nitrospirota bacterium encodes:
- a CDS encoding acetyltransferase: MAALRILILGAGAQAKYAIDIFKLTERNEMVGVIDLEDRKDGRAEALLGISILGGLELLKRGKLGATHALIAHRDNLKKAGLAEQCKRIGLRSATAIHPGASISPFSKIGEGSIINAGAVIQPNAVIGRHVMVHANVVVDHDSTVGDFANLAPGCTLAGHVQVGRMAYVYTGAVVGPNLRIGDRCEIGAGAVVLKDVPKGWRVAGNPAKRI, from the coding sequence ATGGCCGCATTGCGCATCCTCATCCTCGGCGCCGGAGCACAGGCCAAGTACGCCATCGACATTTTCAAACTCACTGAGCGCAATGAGATGGTCGGCGTCATCGATCTCGAGGACCGGAAGGATGGCCGCGCGGAGGCGCTCCTGGGCATATCGATCCTGGGCGGGCTGGAGTTGCTGAAGCGGGGAAAGCTCGGCGCCACGCATGCCCTTATCGCGCATCGGGACAACTTGAAAAAGGCGGGCCTGGCGGAGCAGTGCAAGCGGATCGGCCTACGAAGTGCGACCGCCATTCATCCCGGGGCTTCGATTTCGCCATTCTCCAAGATCGGAGAAGGGTCGATCATCAACGCGGGGGCGGTGATCCAGCCGAATGCCGTCATCGGTCGTCATGTGATGGTCCACGCCAATGTGGTCGTCGATCATGATTCAACGGTGGGCGATTTCGCCAACCTCGCGCCGGGGTGTACACTGGCGGGACATGTGCAAGTTGGGCGGATGGCCTATGTCTACACCGGCGCCGTCGTCGGACCGAATCTCCGGATCGGCGACCGGTGCGAAATCGGCGCCGGCGCCGTCGTTCTGAAAGACGTTCCCAAGGGATGGCGAGTAGCCGGCAACCCCGCCAAGCGTATCTGA
- a CDS encoding DegT/DnrJ/EryC1/StrS family aminotransferase: MRRPGPSGRIIQVSKPAVGAEEIRAVSAVLRSGKYVSGEIVLAFEAEYARYVGSRHAVAVSNGTAALHLILAAIGIGVGDEVIVPPLTFFATIEAVLYTGARPVFADLDPDRYCLDPAQVERAITPRTKAILAVHLYGQMADVDALSNLARSRGLAFIEDAAQAHGSSFRARKAGSFGRAAAFSFFATKAMTTGEGGMITTDDEEIATKARMMRIHGMSGRDDHVMLGYNYKMTEFQAAMGRVQLRKLNSNNRKRIRNSMVLHKNLAGLEAIRRPTLYPEVVHTFFWYPVWMDEEKAGRTTAEIVSMLRAKSIEVRQRYKEPLYRQKVLTDLDPAYGRLNLPVAEQLAGRIIGLPNHGRLTRTDLDRVVSALRELNADR, from the coding sequence ATGAGGCGGCCAGGCCCCAGCGGCCGGATCATCCAGGTATCCAAACCCGCGGTGGGCGCGGAGGAGATTCGCGCCGTTTCGGCCGTACTGCGCTCGGGCAAATACGTTTCCGGGGAAATCGTCCTCGCCTTCGAAGCGGAATACGCCCGGTACGTCGGCAGCCGGCACGCCGTGGCCGTCAGCAACGGTACGGCAGCACTCCACCTCATCCTTGCCGCGATCGGGATCGGCGTGGGGGACGAAGTCATCGTCCCACCCTTGACGTTCTTCGCTACCATCGAAGCCGTCCTCTACACGGGCGCCAGGCCGGTATTCGCGGACCTCGATCCGGACCGTTACTGTCTCGATCCGGCTCAAGTGGAGCGGGCGATCACGCCTCGGACGAAAGCCATCCTTGCGGTACATTTATATGGGCAGATGGCGGATGTGGACGCGCTCTCGAATCTCGCTCGATCGCGAGGCCTCGCCTTCATCGAAGATGCCGCGCAAGCCCATGGATCAAGTTTCCGTGCGAGGAAGGCCGGCTCTTTCGGCCGGGCCGCCGCCTTCTCGTTCTTCGCCACGAAGGCAATGACCACCGGCGAGGGCGGGATGATCACCACCGATGACGAGGAGATCGCCACCAAAGCCCGAATGATGCGGATCCATGGAATGTCGGGACGTGACGATCACGTGATGCTCGGCTACAACTACAAGATGACGGAATTCCAGGCGGCCATGGGGCGCGTTCAACTCCGGAAGCTCAATTCGAACAATCGAAAGCGCATCCGAAATTCGATGGTTCTACACAAGAATCTCGCCGGGCTGGAGGCGATCAGGAGGCCAACGCTGTATCCGGAGGTCGTACACACATTTTTCTGGTATCCCGTCTGGATGGATGAAGAGAAGGCGGGTCGAACAACCGCGGAAATCGTGTCCATGCTCCGAGCCAAGAGCATCGAAGTGCGTCAGAGATACAAGGAGCCCCTCTACAGGCAGAAAGTGCTCACGGATTTGGATCCGGCATACGGACGGCTGAACCTGCCGGTCGCCGAACAGCTGGCCGGTCGCATCATCGGTCTGCCGAACCACGGGCGCCTCACCCGAACGGATTTGGACCGTGTGGTCTCGGCTCTCCGTGAGCTGAACGCTGACCGCTGA
- a CDS encoding NAD-dependent epimerase/dehydratase family protein has translation MRLWITGVSGYIGTRLTQVCDSDRDIESIVGTDIVPPRASSKKLTFIHSDINDTALAEKVRAAAPDTAIHLAFILNPIHDVRRMARVNIDGTRNFLQAVEALNIKRILVASSATAYGAHPDNPVPLNEEHPVRGDSNRNYPYSEHKAIIDRLCQEFSSKHPGIQVVIVRPTIVIGPNISNYIGRMISQPRGFTIKGANPPMQYVHEEDVARAFHFLLKKGGSGAYNLTGDGTLTLSEAAVLTGSKTVPFPYGFAYSLVQLFWLLHLKPVESQAGVLNFFRYPWVISNDKIKKLGFRFEHTSRDALVSFLKAQGRLTSSE, from the coding sequence ATGCGACTTTGGATCACCGGCGTTTCAGGATACATCGGAACGAGGCTCACGCAAGTGTGCGACTCGGATCGCGACATCGAGTCGATCGTCGGGACTGACATCGTTCCCCCTCGAGCCTCATCCAAGAAACTGACCTTCATCCATTCCGACATCAACGACACGGCGTTGGCCGAAAAAGTCCGCGCGGCCGCTCCCGATACCGCCATCCACCTGGCGTTCATCCTGAACCCGATCCACGACGTGCGCCGAATGGCGCGAGTGAACATCGACGGGACCCGAAACTTTCTTCAGGCGGTCGAAGCGTTGAACATCAAGCGAATCCTCGTGGCCTCCAGCGCCACGGCCTACGGCGCGCATCCGGACAATCCGGTTCCGCTCAACGAGGAACATCCCGTGCGCGGGGACTCGAACAGGAACTACCCCTACTCGGAGCACAAGGCCATCATTGACCGCCTCTGCCAGGAGTTTTCGAGCAAACATCCCGGCATTCAGGTGGTCATCGTTCGGCCGACCATCGTGATCGGACCGAACATCTCGAACTACATCGGCCGGATGATCAGTCAGCCTCGCGGATTTACGATCAAGGGCGCCAACCCACCGATGCAGTACGTTCACGAAGAGGACGTCGCCCGCGCCTTTCACTTTCTCCTGAAGAAGGGCGGCAGCGGCGCCTACAATCTCACCGGTGACGGTACGCTCACGCTCTCCGAAGCCGCCGTCCTAACGGGATCGAAAACGGTGCCCTTTCCCTATGGGTTCGCCTACAGCCTGGTCCAACTCTTCTGGCTGCTGCACCTCAAGCCCGTTGAGTCGCAGGCCGGTGTTCTCAATTTCTTCCGCTACCCCTGGGTGATCTCGAACGACAAGATCAAGAAACTCGGCTTTCGCTTCGAGCACACAAGCCGCGACGCGCTCGTCTCCTTCCTGAAGGCGCAAGGGAGACTCACTTCCTCAGAATGA
- a CDS encoding DUF167 domain-containing protein yields MKLRIVVKPNARQTKVEPLEGKSYRISVTVPPVEGKANEAVVEALSEHFGAAKSRFRIVAGHKGRTKIVEYA; encoded by the coding sequence GTGAAGCTTCGCATTGTTGTGAAACCGAACGCGCGGCAGACGAAAGTCGAGCCGCTGGAGGGGAAATCCTACAGGATCAGCGTGACCGTGCCTCCGGTGGAGGGCAAGGCCAACGAGGCGGTGGTGGAAGCGCTGAGCGAACACTTCGGCGCGGCCAAGTCGCGGTTTCGGATCGTGGCCGGCCACAAGGGTCGGACCAAGATCGTCGAGTATGCTTAG
- a CDS encoding hemerythrin domain-containing protein → MASAEGGPIQVQLDRFELDHDLLRIGINQCDRLIKHPERGLGSLKQLAQDVCHRLTLHLDVEERFFEETLTDKSFQSTLFLTMARDTRKQIRKITRLVASFPWQPEPAKAATVLDVVIRLVRQHVEQCDQQMFPHIVQLHRLPYREAKRLAA, encoded by the coding sequence ATGGCAAGCGCAGAAGGGGGACCTATTCAGGTCCAACTGGATCGCTTCGAGCTGGACCATGACTTGCTGAGAATCGGCATCAACCAATGCGATCGGCTCATCAAGCACCCTGAACGGGGGCTTGGATCGCTCAAGCAACTCGCACAGGATGTGTGCCACCGTCTCACGCTCCACCTCGACGTGGAAGAACGATTCTTCGAGGAAACGCTCACAGACAAGAGTTTCCAATCGACGCTTTTTCTGACCATGGCGCGCGACACGCGGAAACAGATACGCAAGATCACGCGACTCGTGGCCAGTTTCCCCTGGCAGCCGGAGCCGGCGAAGGCCGCCACGGTGCTGGATGTGGTCATCCGACTCGTCCGTCAGCACGTGGAGCAGTGCGATCAGCAGATGTTCCCGCACATCGTCCAGCTCCACCGCCTACCCTACCGGGAGGCGAAGAGACTCGCAGCGTAG
- the pdxA gene encoding 4-hydroxythreonine-4-phosphate dehydrogenase PdxA, protein MKPRILVTMGDPYGVGPEVAVKALLSKRLPSANYSIVGSRAVLDSALRAGGRKRSAVDVIEPDGVEVPEDFQKPRADARGGAYAVACIRAAVDRIRRGEADAVVTAPICKESMHAAGYRWPGHTEMLAEFTQAPSHAMMFSGPRLKVSIVTIHMALRAVPSSLSVEKVFQTIALTHAGLRDWFGIRRARIAVAGLNPHAGENGAFGSEDAEYIRPAVEKAVREGIGADGPLPADAMFHRLYEGEFHAAVCMYHDQALAPFKMIHFKDGVNLTLGLPFVRTSPDHGTAFDIAWKNRADPSSMMAAIRLAAELAGRTAKKRRSSS, encoded by the coding sequence ATGAAGCCTCGAATCTTGGTGACGATGGGCGATCCGTATGGGGTGGGCCCGGAGGTGGCGGTGAAAGCGCTCCTCTCGAAACGGCTTCCATCGGCCAACTACTCCATCGTGGGCAGCCGCGCCGTTTTGGATTCGGCGCTTCGGGCCGGCGGACGGAAACGGAGCGCCGTGGACGTGATCGAGCCTGACGGCGTGGAGGTCCCCGAGGACTTTCAAAAACCCCGGGCGGATGCGAGAGGTGGAGCCTACGCGGTGGCCTGTATCCGTGCCGCGGTCGATCGGATCCGGCGGGGTGAAGCCGATGCTGTTGTCACGGCGCCCATCTGCAAGGAGTCCATGCATGCAGCCGGTTATCGATGGCCGGGGCATACCGAAATGCTGGCGGAGTTTACACAGGCTCCGTCGCACGCCATGATGTTTTCCGGTCCAAGATTGAAAGTTTCCATTGTGACGATTCACATGGCGTTGCGGGCGGTGCCATCGAGTCTGAGCGTGGAAAAAGTTTTCCAAACGATCGCGCTGACCCATGCCGGGCTCCGGGATTGGTTCGGCATTCGGCGGGCCAGGATCGCCGTGGCCGGGCTCAACCCTCACGCGGGAGAAAACGGGGCCTTCGGCTCCGAGGACGCGGAGTACATCCGGCCGGCCGTGGAGAAGGCGGTGCGCGAAGGCATCGGCGCGGACGGTCCACTCCCCGCCGATGCGATGTTTCACCGTCTCTACGAGGGAGAATTTCACGCGGCCGTTTGCATGTATCACGATCAGGCGCTTGCACCCTTCAAGATGATTCATTTCAAGGACGGCGTGAACCTGACACTGGGCCTTCCGTTCGTCCGCACCTCGCCCGATCATGGCACGGCGTTCGATATCGCGTGGAAGAACCGGGCGGATCCATCGAGCATGATGGCGGCGATCCGCCTTGCGGCAGAATTGGCCGGGCGTACAGCGAAGAAGCGCAGGTCTTCCTCATGA
- a CDS encoding alpha/beta fold hydrolase encodes MNLSLAAGFAAALIAGPSDLKEDLRASVLTQMKEAALRPLDAKTVLVKEARDTRQYEVSYLGGDGVRVFGSLHKPLGVEGVPLVLLVHDFGEGRLEEFAKDLARAGFGALAIDLRGHGHSSGDAEVITKGWMRESIRGTPRQPSLQSAVDVAQGIRLLREETPAVFAAGIGLGANLVWIASQSQPVRGVALAGPLFCGETVDLILSGRASGSRAVQDLAGEEADTIRWFTGFFQLDRYPQRVPILLAEAVTDAITPRRCIQRWIAGIPRTVPVEIVPLAHRGQFVSGEWTKAMVGWFEKILSGGRPTKKKK; translated from the coding sequence ATGAATCTGAGTCTTGCAGCGGGATTCGCCGCCGCGCTCATCGCCGGTCCCTCCGATCTCAAAGAAGACCTTCGGGCCTCCGTACTCACGCAGATGAAGGAGGCCGCCCTGCGCCCGCTCGACGCCAAGACTGTTCTTGTGAAGGAGGCCAGGGATACCCGCCAGTACGAGGTATCCTACCTCGGCGGGGACGGCGTCAGGGTTTTCGGATCTCTCCACAAGCCGCTTGGCGTGGAAGGCGTTCCCCTGGTTCTGCTCGTGCACGATTTCGGGGAAGGACGGCTGGAGGAGTTCGCCAAAGATCTGGCCCGCGCGGGATTTGGGGCTCTCGCCATCGACCTCCGCGGCCACGGTCACAGTTCGGGCGACGCCGAGGTCATCACCAAAGGGTGGATGCGTGAATCGATACGGGGTACGCCGCGCCAGCCGTCGCTCCAATCGGCGGTGGATGTGGCCCAGGGGATCAGGCTCTTGAGGGAAGAGACCCCTGCTGTGTTCGCGGCCGGGATCGGCTTGGGGGCAAACTTGGTATGGATCGCCTCCCAGAGCCAACCGGTGAGGGGTGTGGCGCTTGCGGGGCCGCTGTTCTGCGGCGAAACAGTTGATCTGATCCTGTCGGGTCGGGCTTCCGGTTCCCGCGCGGTGCAGGACCTCGCCGGCGAGGAGGCGGACACCATTCGATGGTTTACAGGTTTCTTTCAGTTGGACCGCTACCCCCAGCGCGTGCCCATCCTGCTGGCCGAGGCGGTGACGGATGCCATCACGCCGAGGCGATGTATCCAGCGATGGATCGCCGGCATCCCGAGGACTGTTCCGGTTGAGATCGTGCCTCTCGCGCACCGGGGACAGTTCGTGTCCGGCGAGTGGACGAAGGCGATGGTCGGTTGGTTTGAGAAGATCCTCTCCGGGGGCCGCCCGACCAAGAAGAAAAAATAG
- a CDS encoding cofactor-independent phosphoglycerate mutase codes for MKHVLLVADGMPDEPIPSLNGKTPLEHVATPNLDALAGRSLLGVTYPIPDGFLPGSDIGNLSLMGYDPHVYFTGRSPLEVIDMGVDLQEGDVAFRMNFVTMSGLPDRPQIEDYSAGHITDAEAFQLLAEVRTRLRADDIHFARGVSYRHAMIWNKGPKNLKTTPPHDIQGVPTEGHWPEGEAAERLSDMIRRSWEILAGSSVNRIRSQKGEPAANSIWFWGQGTRPALPLFEKTYGIKGAAVSAVPLLRGIGICAGLKILKVPGMTGWVDTNYKGKVEYTLDFLAKEGDFVLLHVEAIDECGHVGDLEKKCLAIELFDREVVKPLMEGLAKVEPHRVLVTSDHLTYLSRKTHVAGPVPFIAFDSTKPMSPKSLKFGETSARAAGVTADPCHDLLPRFLDGRLFG; via the coding sequence ATGAAACACGTCTTGCTGGTGGCGGATGGGATGCCGGACGAGCCGATTCCCTCGCTGAATGGAAAGACCCCTTTGGAGCACGTCGCCACTCCGAATCTCGACGCCCTCGCGGGCCGATCCCTACTCGGTGTCACGTATCCGATTCCGGATGGGTTTCTCCCCGGCAGCGATATCGGGAATTTGAGCCTCATGGGATACGATCCCCACGTCTATTTTACGGGGCGATCACCGCTCGAAGTGATCGACATGGGAGTGGATCTTCAGGAGGGGGACGTCGCGTTCCGCATGAATTTTGTCACGATGAGCGGTCTCCCCGATCGTCCGCAGATCGAGGACTACAGCGCGGGCCACATCACGGATGCCGAGGCGTTCCAGCTTCTCGCGGAGGTCCGCACGCGATTGCGCGCGGATGACATCCATTTCGCGCGCGGGGTGAGCTACCGCCACGCGATGATTTGGAATAAGGGACCGAAAAACCTGAAGACGACGCCGCCGCACGACATTCAAGGCGTGCCGACGGAAGGCCACTGGCCGGAAGGGGAAGCCGCGGAGCGGTTGTCGGACATGATTCGGCGCTCCTGGGAAATTCTGGCCGGGTCGAGCGTCAACCGTATCCGCTCGCAAAAGGGCGAGCCCGCGGCCAATTCAATCTGGTTCTGGGGACAGGGTACGCGGCCTGCGTTGCCGCTGTTCGAGAAGACGTACGGGATCAAAGGCGCCGCGGTCTCGGCCGTTCCGCTCCTTCGCGGGATCGGGATCTGCGCGGGACTGAAAATTCTCAAAGTGCCCGGGATGACAGGATGGGTCGACACAAATTACAAGGGCAAAGTGGAGTACACGCTCGACTTCCTGGCGAAAGAAGGCGACTTCGTGCTCCTGCACGTGGAAGCCATCGACGAGTGCGGTCACGTGGGCGACCTGGAGAAAAAATGCCTCGCCATCGAGCTGTTCGATCGCGAGGTGGTCAAACCCTTGATGGAGGGGCTGGCCAAGGTGGAGCCTCATCGCGTGCTGGTCACCTCCGACCATCTCACGTATCTTTCGAGGAAGACGCATGTGGCCGGGCCGGTCCCGTTCATCGCCTTCGATTCCACCAAGCCCATGTCCCCGAAGTCGCTGAAGTTCGGGGAAACGTCCGCCCGCGCGGCCGGCGTGACGGCCGACCCCTGCCACGACCTCTTGCCGCGGTTCCTGGACGGCCGACTGTTCGGATGA
- a CDS encoding glycosyltransferase family 9 protein produces the protein MIPPPLSGISDLKSQISNCTEGGGATQKEVLALRGGALGDFVLSIPHFLALQDHFGRLTIATHAKYVPFLRALGLGEKILPLDRSDTTRLLYADPPQIYDGLISWLKRGTKHPTVLGRRFEVYVSSAEATNGHVADAYWECLKPLGILPLPPLELRSRFQMGMGKVFSTSVVLHPGSGGDWKRWPLSYYLELARRFAEEHAADRVLVLIGPEDESWAGDLRGLRLPDGVSLVESDDIMRTAGMLASASLFVGNDSGVTHLSALLGVPTIAIHGPTSPIVWGARGRAVNHVWDPTGCACKGEDVRRCVDSKCLRHIPPSAVLQAGMMLANAPPGC, from the coding sequence ATGATTCCACCACCCCTTTCCGGGATTTCAGATTTGAAATCTCAAATCTCAAATTGTACCGAGGGGGGGGGCGCAACCCAGAAGGAAGTTCTGGCCCTTCGAGGGGGAGCCCTCGGCGATTTCGTCCTTTCCATCCCACATTTTCTCGCCTTGCAGGATCATTTTGGGCGACTCACGATCGCGACCCATGCGAAGTACGTTCCCTTCCTGCGCGCGCTTGGGCTTGGGGAAAAGATTCTACCGCTCGACCGTTCGGATACGACCCGGCTCCTCTATGCCGATCCACCTCAGATCTACGATGGGTTGATTTCCTGGCTCAAGCGGGGAACGAAACATCCCACCGTCTTGGGCCGACGGTTCGAAGTGTACGTGTCCAGCGCGGAGGCAACGAACGGGCATGTCGCGGACGCCTACTGGGAATGTCTCAAACCCCTTGGAATCCTCCCCCTACCCCCACTGGAGCTCCGTTCACGCTTCCAGATGGGGATGGGAAAGGTGTTTTCGACTTCGGTCGTTCTTCATCCGGGAAGCGGGGGGGACTGGAAGCGATGGCCTCTGTCCTACTACTTGGAGTTGGCGCGGCGTTTCGCGGAAGAACACGCGGCCGATCGAGTACTCGTGCTGATCGGGCCCGAGGATGAATCGTGGGCCGGCGATCTGCGAGGCCTGCGACTCCCGGACGGCGTTTCGCTCGTTGAGTCGGACGATATCATGCGGACGGCCGGGATGCTCGCCTCCGCCTCCCTTTTCGTGGGCAACGACTCCGGTGTGACACATCTCAGCGCGCTGTTGGGCGTGCCGACGATTGCCATCCACGGGCCGACGTCCCCGATTGTCTGGGGCGCTCGGGGGCGAGCCGTGAACCATGTATGGGATCCCACGGGGTGCGCCTGCAAGGGCGAGGACGTGCGAAGATGTGTCGATTCGAAATGCCTGCGACACATCCCGCCAAGCGCCGTTTTGCAGGCGGGCATGATGTTGGCCAATGCTCCTCCTGGCTGTTGA
- the tsaB gene encoding tRNA (adenosine(37)-N6)-threonylcarbamoyltransferase complex dimerization subunit type 1 TsaB, producing MLLLAVESAGPRPGAALATEDGLLDQEIAEPGARPGKHLVPLFEQLLSRRGFGIQSIDLYAVDVGPGSFTGIRVGLASLKALALVHPRPAIAVSSLEAMAWDCPSAEEDVVPVLHSHRDLFYVARFGWKEGQVERRMKDTLVRAAELVAAIAGGGRGVRFVGTGLSRIPPEVRSTLDSVGWADPADGERIPTVSSVAAVAMEHFQMGLGVAPHSLQPAYLQNPY from the coding sequence ATGCTCCTCCTGGCTGTTGAATCCGCTGGACCTCGTCCTGGAGCGGCCCTGGCGACGGAAGACGGTCTGCTGGATCAGGAGATCGCCGAGCCAGGGGCCCGGCCGGGGAAGCACTTGGTTCCGCTTTTCGAACAACTTCTTAGTCGGAGAGGCTTCGGGATTCAGTCCATTGACCTGTACGCCGTGGACGTGGGACCCGGCTCCTTCACTGGAATTCGCGTCGGCCTCGCTTCTCTAAAGGCTCTGGCTCTGGTGCATCCACGGCCGGCCATCGCCGTATCGTCGTTGGAGGCAATGGCGTGGGATTGTCCATCCGCGGAAGAAGATGTCGTGCCGGTCCTTCATTCGCATCGCGACCTCTTTTATGTTGCCCGATTCGGCTGGAAAGAGGGACAAGTCGAGAGACGGATGAAAGACACGCTGGTGCGCGCCGCGGAACTCGTGGCTGCCATCGCGGGGGGGGGGAGAGGCGTGCGATTCGTGGGGACAGGTCTGAGCCGAATCCCTCCCGAGGTTCGATCAACCCTTGATTCGGTGGGATGGGCCGACCCGGCCGATGGTGAGCGGATTCCCACGGTGTCCTCCGTGGCCGCGGTGGCCATGGAACATTTCCAAATGGGTCTGGGGGTGGCGCCACATTCCCTCCAGCCCGCCTATCTCCAGAATCCGTACTAA
- a CDS encoding DUF342 domain-containing protein: protein MDGAVKGSENPPASPQVGLELPFSVLVSSDEMEAYLSFDPKGLTPDDWKAISPQDLKEELSRKRVVAGLVPAKLNECLTQMQEGKDFANVMIAQGKLPVDGQDAKIVWHVDIKDQKSFTDETTGKIDYRERHVIKSIGAGALLVVKSPMTQGSDGQTVTGKVIKAKKSVDVQLVAGKNVEVNQNEKGEIEYRSLANGTYIVLGNRIDVNQQTMIAGDIDFSTGNIKCNGDLSIKGHIASGFRVEVEQHLDVGDMVESAEIIAGGNVMLHRGIKGQDKGFIKCGGSLQALYAERAVLEVQGDVEIGNALLECKVTCGGKVTVLKGKGAIIGGEIRAAKGIEAKKIGSDFASTTVLEAGIDFLTEKALTDVNNKIKATQENLGKIERVLSRDILEKGDLSFIPEDKRAQFAKIMETWRTSRAQLKELTEQKVHLLEKKQSKVRAFITAQDQMYSRVKLKIGVSTMTTDREYSRVMFYEDPDDKKIKYSYK, encoded by the coding sequence GTGGACGGAGCAGTGAAAGGGAGTGAGAATCCACCGGCCTCGCCGCAGGTCGGTCTCGAGTTGCCATTCAGCGTTTTAGTCTCGTCGGATGAAATGGAAGCCTACCTCAGTTTCGATCCCAAAGGACTTACGCCGGACGATTGGAAAGCCATTTCCCCCCAGGACCTTAAGGAAGAGTTGAGCCGGAAGCGGGTCGTGGCGGGGTTGGTTCCGGCCAAGTTGAATGAATGTCTCACCCAGATGCAGGAAGGGAAGGATTTTGCCAACGTCATGATTGCCCAGGGGAAACTTCCGGTGGACGGTCAAGACGCCAAGATCGTCTGGCACGTTGACATCAAGGATCAAAAATCCTTTACCGATGAAACCACGGGGAAGATCGACTACCGAGAGCGGCATGTCATCAAGTCGATCGGGGCGGGTGCCCTGTTGGTCGTCAAATCGCCCATGACCCAGGGGTCGGATGGGCAAACGGTCACGGGAAAAGTGATCAAGGCGAAAAAATCCGTCGACGTTCAGCTGGTGGCCGGCAAGAACGTGGAGGTGAATCAGAACGAGAAGGGTGAGATCGAGTACCGCTCGCTCGCGAACGGCACCTACATCGTTCTGGGCAATCGGATCGACGTGAACCAGCAGACCATGATTGCCGGCGACATCGATTTTTCAACGGGGAACATCAAGTGCAACGGCGATCTGAGTATCAAGGGGCACATTGCATCGGGGTTCCGCGTCGAGGTGGAGCAGCATCTGGACGTGGGAGACATGGTCGAATCGGCTGAAATTATCGCCGGCGGCAATGTGATGCTCCACCGCGGGATCAAGGGGCAGGACAAGGGATTCATCAAGTGTGGTGGAAGTCTCCAGGCGCTCTACGCCGAGCGGGCGGTCCTTGAAGTGCAAGGAGACGTTGAGATCGGCAACGCCCTCCTGGAATGCAAAGTGACGTGCGGCGGGAAAGTGACCGTGCTGAAGGGGAAGGGTGCCATCATCGGCGGTGAAATCCGGGCGGCGAAGGGAATCGAGGCCAAGAAGATCGGGTCCGACTTCGCCTCCACAACCGTATTGGAAGCGGGCATCGATTTCCTCACAGAAAAGGCGCTCACCGATGTGAATAACAAGATCAAAGCCACCCAGGAGAATCTGGGCAAGATCGAACGCGTCTTGTCGCGCGACATCCTGGAAAAAGGCGACCTGAGTTTCATCCCCGAGGACAAGCGGGCCCAGTTCGCGAAGATCATGGAAACGTGGCGAACCAGTCGGGCGCAGCTCAAGGAACTGACCGAGCAGAAGGTCCATCTTCTGGAGAAAAAGCAGAGCAAAGTCCGCGCCTTCATTACCGCCCAGGACCAGATGTATTCCCGCGTCAAATTGAAGATCGGCGTTTCCACCATGACGACGGACCGCGAATACAGCCGGGTGATGTTTTACGAAGACCCGGACGACAAGAAGATCAAGTACAGCTACAAGTAG